One genomic window of Halogeometricum sp. S3BR5-2 includes the following:
- a CDS encoding succinylglutamate desuccinylase/aspartoacylase family protein: MRDDGAFTYNGGKVARGETQNVRYGISETYLGDPVRIPVTIINGERDGPTAFLTAAAHGDELNGIEVVREVAHEWDLSDLAGTLVCMPVLNVPGFLAQQRYLPIYDRDLNRSFPGREDSTSAKRMAARIFDNFILPCDFGIDFHTSTRGRTNMLHVRADMEHAGTARLANAFGSHVIIASGGGDGMLRTEATAAGVPAITVEMGEAHRFQRELIDEALAGVESVFAEYGLYDDTAVRWPGWRTVIDDENEKTWIRADAGGIVDMHYDRGALVHEGDRICTITNPFKDDNVTVEAPFTGLMVGVLENPVVYPGNPLCHLVELEERVRRVVEREQSPDGDTVRA, translated from the coding sequence ATGCGCGACGACGGGGCCTTCACGTACAACGGCGGGAAGGTCGCACGCGGTGAGACGCAGAACGTTCGGTACGGTATCAGCGAGACGTATCTCGGCGACCCGGTGCGCATCCCCGTCACCATCATCAACGGGGAGCGCGACGGACCGACGGCGTTTCTGACCGCCGCGGCCCACGGGGACGAACTCAACGGCATCGAGGTGGTCCGCGAGGTGGCCCACGAGTGGGACCTCTCGGACCTCGCGGGGACGCTCGTCTGCATGCCCGTGCTGAACGTCCCCGGCTTCCTCGCCCAGCAGCGGTACCTCCCCATCTACGACCGCGACCTGAACCGCTCGTTCCCCGGGCGGGAGGATTCGACCAGCGCCAAGCGGATGGCCGCCCGCATCTTCGACAACTTCATCCTACCCTGCGACTTCGGCATCGACTTCCACACGTCCACGCGCGGGCGGACGAACATGCTCCACGTCCGCGCCGACATGGAACACGCGGGCACCGCCCGCCTCGCCAACGCGTTCGGCTCGCACGTCATCATCGCCAGCGGGGGCGGGGACGGGATGCTCCGCACGGAGGCGACGGCGGCGGGCGTCCCCGCCATCACCGTCGAGATGGGCGAGGCCCACCGTTTCCAGCGCGAACTAATCGACGAGGCCTTGGCCGGCGTCGAGAGCGTGTTCGCGGAGTACGGCCTGTACGACGACACCGCCGTCCGCTGGCCCGGGTGGCGGACGGTCATCGACGACGAGAACGAGAAGACGTGGATTCGCGCCGACGCGGGCGGCATCGTCGACATGCACTACGACCGCGGCGCGTTGGTCCACGAGGGCGACCGCATCTGCACCATCACCAACCCGTTCAAGGACGACAACGTGACGGTGGAAGCGCCCTTCACCGGACTGATGGTCGGCGTCCTGGAGAACCCCGTGGTCTACC
- a CDS encoding RimK/LysX family protein: MSDDGDSVRVGVLSLHNSKETKAILNAVDDLGHEGIWLRRENTAISVEDGDVSVEPEVDIIANRLLLSNTEEPAELLGLATTFERIRPMLNEPASVLTAVHKFATAATLANWNIQVPDALLALSNERLNQGRDRFGDVGVYKSAIGTHGGGTWKVDLTTPVNPKVGNRQAFLQDLIERDENEHRDLRVYIVDGEVIGAMYRYAPEGDWRTNVALGGDVADATGEMPKEAKETALYAAEVMGLDYVGVDLIEGDDGWFVLEVNPTAGFKGLYKATNRSPAPYIAKLAIEQAGGRVEEDRVAELAATLDDSEPASMPRVDPGPEGELPLIGYIEEVVVSGTSGSTQALAKSDTGATRTSIDTSLAAKIGAGPIKSMTRVKSGSVKSGKARPVVDLVIGIGGTQHTVTASVEDRSHMDYPLLLGRDILQHYRVDVRRRVDEGGKDGDEEEMLEE; this comes from the coding sequence ATGTCTGACGACGGTGATTCGGTTCGCGTCGGGGTGTTGTCACTACACAACAGCAAGGAGACGAAGGCCATTTTGAACGCGGTCGACGACCTCGGCCACGAGGGCATCTGGCTCCGCCGGGAGAACACGGCGATCAGCGTCGAGGACGGCGACGTGTCGGTCGAACCCGAAGTCGACATCATCGCCAACCGCCTGCTGCTGTCGAACACCGAAGAGCCCGCCGAACTGCTCGGCCTCGCCACCACCTTCGAGCGCATCCGGCCGATGCTGAACGAACCGGCGTCGGTGCTCACCGCCGTCCACAAGTTCGCCACCGCCGCGACGCTCGCCAACTGGAACATCCAGGTGCCGGACGCGCTGCTGGCGCTCTCGAACGAGCGGCTGAATCAGGGGCGCGACCGGTTCGGCGACGTCGGCGTCTACAAATCCGCCATCGGAACGCACGGCGGCGGGACGTGGAAGGTCGACCTCACGACCCCCGTCAACCCGAAAGTCGGTAACCGGCAGGCGTTCCTACAGGACCTCATCGAACGAGACGAGAACGAGCACCGCGACCTGCGCGTCTACATCGTCGACGGCGAGGTCATCGGCGCGATGTACCGCTACGCCCCGGAGGGCGACTGGCGGACGAACGTCGCCCTCGGCGGCGACGTGGCCGACGCGACGGGCGAGATGCCGAAAGAGGCCAAGGAGACGGCGCTGTACGCCGCCGAGGTCATGGGTCTCGACTACGTCGGCGTCGACCTCATCGAGGGCGACGACGGCTGGTTCGTCCTCGAAGTCAACCCGACGGCCGGCTTCAAGGGGCTGTACAAGGCGACGAACCGCTCGCCCGCCCCGTACATCGCCAAACTCGCCATCGAACAGGCCGGCGGACGCGTCGAGGAGGACCGCGTGGCCGAACTGGCGGCGACGCTGGACGACTCCGAACCGGCGAGCATGCCGCGCGTCGACCCCGGACCCGAGGGCGAGTTGCCGCTCATCGGTTACATCGAGGAAGTCGTCGTTTCGGGCACCAGCGGGTCGACGCAGGCGCTGGCGAAGTCGGACACGGGCGCGACCCGGACGAGCATCGACACCTCGCTCGCGGCGAAAATCGGCGCCGGCCCCATCAAGAGTATGACGCGCGTGAAGTCGGGGTCGGTGAAGTCCGGGAAGGCCCGCCCCGTCGTCGACCTCGTCATCGGCATCGGCGGCACCCAGCACACCGTCACCGCCAGCGTCGAGGACCGCTCGCACATGGACTACCCGCTCCTCCTCGGCCGCGACATCCTCCAGCACTACCGCGTCGACGTGCGCCGCCGCGTCGACGAGGGCGGCAAGGACGGCGACGAAGAGGAGATGCTCGAAGAGTAG
- a CDS encoding DNA-3-methyladenine glycosylase family protein, which yields MDPIRNDDRLAELVAEHGELAVEPAEDEFERFVVSIVNQQLSTQSAAAIRDRLFERFEVTPEAMLAAEEDALRDVGLSSQKISYVRSVATAFQEDDLTREGLAHLSDEEALARLTEIRGVGDWTAKMYLMFVLAREDVFPVEDLGIRKAMAKLYGIDEDDRTAMVDRAEAWRPHRTLASRYLWRSVD from the coding sequence ATGGACCCGATACGGAACGACGACCGACTCGCCGAACTCGTCGCGGAGCACGGCGAACTCGCCGTCGAACCCGCCGAGGACGAGTTCGAGCGGTTCGTCGTCTCCATCGTCAACCAGCAGTTGTCGACGCAGTCGGCGGCCGCCATCCGGGACCGCCTGTTCGAGCGCTTCGAGGTGACCCCCGAGGCGATGCTGGCCGCCGAGGAGGACGCCCTCCGCGACGTCGGACTCTCCTCGCAGAAGATATCGTACGTGCGGAGCGTGGCGACGGCGTTTCAGGAGGACGACCTCACCCGCGAGGGTCTCGCGCACCTGAGCGACGAGGAGGCGCTCGCGCGCCTCACGGAGATTCGCGGCGTCGGGGACTGGACGGCGAAGATGTACCTGATGTTCGTCCTCGCGCGGGAGGACGTCTTCCCCGTCGAGGACCTCGGGATTCGAAAGGCGATGGCGAAGCTGTACGGCATCGACGAGGACGACCGGACGGCGATGGTCGACCGGGCGGAGGCGTGGCGACCCCACCGGACGCTCGCCTCGCGGTATCTCTGGCGGTCGGTGGACTGA
- a CDS encoding DNA-3-methyladenine glycosylase family protein, with translation MTDNSLVVLRRDPVMRRLVEEHDPYTEREWAPFERIVVAVAYQSVSTASAAAVTERVFEALGGEVTPGRALEADESALREAGLSARKVEYVRNAARAFRESDFSREALADRSDEEVVETLTEISGVGEWTAEMFLLFVLERDDVLPLGDLAVRRGIEDLYGEGEGDGEDGDLTRAEMRNIAERWRPYRSLATRYIWAEYMADDG, from the coding sequence ATGACTGACAACAGCCTGGTGGTTCTCCGTCGAGACCCGGTGATGAGGCGACTGGTCGAGGAACACGACCCCTACACCGAACGCGAATGGGCGCCCTTCGAGCGCATCGTCGTCGCCGTCGCCTACCAGAGCGTCTCGACGGCCAGCGCCGCGGCGGTCACGGAGCGCGTGTTCGAGGCGCTCGGCGGGGAGGTGACGCCCGGACGCGCACTCGAAGCCGACGAGTCGGCGCTCCGGGAGGCGGGACTCTCCGCGCGAAAGGTGGAGTACGTCCGGAACGCGGCGCGGGCCTTCCGGGAGTCGGACTTCTCGCGGGAGGCGTTGGCCGACCGCTCGGACGAGGAGGTGGTCGAGACGCTCACCGAGATATCCGGCGTCGGCGAGTGGACCGCCGAGATGTTCCTCCTGTTCGTCCTGGAACGAGACGACGTGCTCCCCCTCGGCGACCTCGCGGTTCGGCGCGGCATCGAGGACCTGTACGGGGAGGGGGAGGGAGACGGGGAGGACGGCGACCTGACGCGGGCGGAGATGCGGAATATCGCCGAGCGGTGGCGGCCGTACCGGTCGCTGGCGACGCGGTACATCTGGGCCGAGTACATGGCCGACGACGGATAG
- a CDS encoding 3-hydroxyacyl-CoA dehydrogenase/enoyl-CoA hydratase family protein has translation MELDDINTITVLGAGNMGHGIAEVAALAGYEVHLRDINEEFVENGYDQIEWSLGKLAENEQISDSDADAALERVSTYVDLAESVSEADVVIEAVPERMDIKKDVYTELEAAAPEETVFATNTSSLSVTELAEVTERPERFCGMHFFNPPVRMQLVEVISGAETSEETMDLITDLAEAMGKTPVRVMKDSPGFVANRILVPLMNEAAWIVESGDATVSEVDSTTKYEMGLPMGSFELADQVGIDVGYHVLEYMHEVLGDAYEPCPLLEEKVEAENLGKKTGKGFYDYEDGEGAQVPTDEVREDVARRLTAVMANEVAGLLGNEVATVDDVDRALKLGGGFPDGPAKMADDAGLETLVETLDDLHEETGAERYEAVDYLRELAESGDNFHGSADEGDGADPYDFENVSVEVRDGVGHLELDRPHRLNTISDDLIADFSDAVDALAADDGVRAILLTGAGDRAFSAGADIQSAAGSAGDPNLGAELSRQGQHTFGKLEDCDKPVVAAIDGYCLGGGMELSMCADLRVASKRSEFGQPEHDLGLLPGWGGSVRLQRIVGTGRAKEIIFTADRYDAETMADYGFVNEVYDNDEFDEEAFEYAKRFAGGPPIAQKYTKRAMHSGWDDTDAGLEVESQAFGLLFATDDLMEGMTAFMGDRDPEFEGK, from the coding sequence ATGGAATTAGACGATATCAACACTATCACGGTTCTCGGTGCCGGTAACATGGGTCACGGCATCGCCGAGGTGGCGGCGCTGGCGGGCTACGAGGTGCACCTGCGCGACATCAACGAGGAGTTCGTGGAGAACGGCTACGACCAGATCGAGTGGTCGCTCGGGAAACTCGCCGAGAACGAGCAGATATCGGACTCCGACGCCGACGCGGCCCTCGAACGGGTGAGCACGTACGTCGACCTCGCGGAGTCCGTCTCGGAGGCCGACGTGGTGATAGAGGCCGTCCCCGAGCGGATGGACATCAAGAAGGACGTCTACACCGAGTTGGAGGCGGCCGCCCCCGAGGAGACGGTGTTCGCCACGAACACCTCCAGCCTCTCGGTCACCGAACTCGCCGAGGTGACCGAACGCCCCGAGCGGTTCTGCGGGATGCACTTCTTCAACCCGCCCGTCCGGATGCAACTCGTCGAGGTCATCTCCGGGGCGGAGACTTCTGAAGAAACGATGGACCTGATAACCGACCTCGCCGAGGCGATGGGGAAGACGCCCGTGCGCGTGATGAAGGACAGCCCCGGGTTCGTCGCCAACCGCATTCTGGTGCCCCTGATGAACGAGGCGGCCTGGATCGTCGAATCCGGCGACGCCACCGTCTCGGAGGTCGACTCCACGACGAAGTACGAGATGGGCCTCCCGATGGGGAGCTTCGAACTCGCCGACCAGGTCGGTATCGACGTGGGCTATCACGTCCTCGAGTACATGCACGAGGTGCTGGGCGACGCCTACGAACCCTGCCCGCTCCTCGAAGAGAAAGTCGAGGCGGAGAACCTCGGGAAGAAGACCGGGAAGGGCTTCTACGACTACGAGGACGGCGAGGGCGCGCAGGTGCCCACCGACGAGGTCCGCGAGGACGTCGCCCGCCGTCTGACGGCCGTGATGGCGAACGAGGTGGCCGGACTCCTCGGAAACGAGGTGGCGACCGTCGACGACGTCGACCGCGCGCTGAAACTCGGGGGCGGGTTCCCCGACGGCCCGGCGAAGATGGCCGACGACGCGGGTCTGGAGACGCTGGTCGAGACGCTCGACGACCTGCACGAGGAGACGGGCGCGGAGCGCTACGAGGCGGTCGACTACCTGCGCGAACTGGCCGAATCGGGCGATAACTTCCACGGGAGCGCCGACGAGGGCGACGGCGCCGACCCCTACGACTTCGAGAACGTCTCCGTCGAGGTGCGAGACGGGGTGGGACATCTCGAACTCGACCGTCCGCACCGGCTGAACACCATCAGCGACGACCTCATCGCGGACTTCTCCGACGCCGTCGACGCTCTCGCCGCGGACGACGGCGTGCGCGCCATCCTTCTCACGGGGGCGGGCGACCGCGCGTTCTCCGCGGGCGCCGACATCCAGAGCGCCGCCGGAAGCGCCGGCGACCCCAACCTCGGCGCGGAACTCTCGCGGCAGGGTCAGCACACGTTCGGCAAGCTCGAAGACTGCGACAAACCCGTCGTCGCCGCCATCGACGGCTACTGTCTCGGCGGCGGGATGGAGTTGAGCATGTGTGCGGACCTGCGCGTCGCCTCGAAGCGTTCGGAGTTCGGTCAGCCCGAACACGACCTCGGTCTCCTGCCGGGGTGGGGCGGCAGCGTCCGCCTCCAGCGCATCGTCGGCACCGGCCGCGCGAAGGAGATCATCTTCACCGCCGACCGCTACGACGCGGAGACGATGGCCGACTACGGCTTCGTCAACGAGGTGTACGACAACGACGAGTTCGACGAGGAGGCGTTCGAATACGCGAAGCGGTTCGCCGGGGGACCGCCCATCGCGCAGAAGTACACCAAGCGCGCGATGCACAGCGGATGGGACGACACGGACGCCGGCCTCGAAGTCGAATCGCAGGCGTTCGGCCTCCTCTTCGCCACCGACGACCTGATGGAGGGGATGACGGCGTTCATGGGTGACCGCGAC